One window of the Candidatus Yanofskybacteria bacterium genome contains the following:
- a CDS encoding molecular chaperone DnaK has product MSKILGIDLGTTNSAMAVVEIGQSRILENKEGVRTTPSIVAVGKSGERYVGVTAKRQAVTNPNNTIYSVKRLIGRRFSDPEVQRDKELLPYEIRKGVHDDVEVKMGDKWLKPAEISAMILQKLKTDAEDKLGEKITEAIITVPAYFDDSQRKATKDAGEIAGLNVKRVINEPTAAALAYGLNKKKDEKIVVYDFGGGTFDISVLEIGDDTIEVRGTGGDTHLGGDDIDQLLIRHFMEEFKKDQGVDISKDQLAVQRMKDAAEKAKHELSSTLQTEVNIPFLTADASGAKHFSMTFTRSKLEELVKPLVDRSIKLTKETVESSGFKMADINEIILVGGQTRMPLIMEEVKRLFGKEPHKDVNPDEVVAIGAAIQGGIMQGEVRDVLLLDVTPLSLGIETLGQVATKMIEKNTTVPVSKTQIFSTAADNQPSVEIHIVQGERAMAHDNKTLGRFILDGIPPAPRGVPQVEVTFDIDANGILNVKAKDKATNKEQSIRIEGSSGLTDDEKKKMQADAEKFAAEDAKKKEMAETRNVSETLVYTTEKLIKDNGDKIKEEDKKELNEKAEAVKSALKSDNVEEIKKTTEELSKVAQRIGGEMYKQQQEAEKAQQAQPKEEAKAEEEAPKEETKK; this is encoded by the coding sequence ATGAGTAAAATATTAGGAATTGATTTGGGAACAACAAATTCGGCGATGGCGGTTGTGGAAATTGGCCAATCCAGAATTTTAGAGAACAAAGAGGGCGTAAGAACTACCCCTTCGATAGTGGCCGTCGGCAAGTCTGGTGAAAGATACGTTGGCGTTACCGCCAAAAGGCAAGCCGTAACTAATCCGAACAACACAATTTATTCGGTTAAAAGATTGATTGGCCGAAGGTTTAGCGATCCAGAAGTTCAAAGAGATAAAGAACTCTTACCGTACGAGATCAGAAAAGGCGTTCATGATGACGTTGAAGTTAAGATGGGCGATAAGTGGCTAAAGCCAGCTGAAATATCAGCGATGATATTGCAAAAATTAAAGACTGATGCTGAAGATAAGTTGGGAGAAAAGATTACCGAGGCGATTATCACCGTTCCGGCTTACTTCGATGACTCTCAAAGAAAAGCTACTAAAGATGCTGGAGAAATTGCCGGGTTAAATGTCAAAAGAGTTATAAACGAACCGACAGCCGCAGCTTTGGCTTATGGTTTAAATAAGAAAAAAGACGAGAAGATTGTGGTTTATGATTTTGGCGGCGGTACATTCGATATATCAGTCTTAGAGATAGGCGATGATACCATTGAAGTTCGTGGCACTGGCGGTGATACTCATTTAGGCGGAGATGATATCGATCAATTGCTCATAAGGCATTTCATGGAAGAATTTAAGAAAGACCAGGGCGTAGATATATCCAAGGATCAGCTAGCCGTGCAAAGAATGAAGGACGCGGCCGAGAAAGCCAAGCATGAGTTATCCAGCACCCTTCAAACCGAAGTTAACATCCCATTCTTAACGGCCGACGCCTCTGGCGCTAAGCACTTTAGCATGACCTTCACGCGATCTAAGCTAGAGGAGCTGGTTAAGCCGTTAGTGGATAGATCTATAAAGCTGACCAAGGAAACAGTTGAAAGTTCTGGTTTTAAGATGGCAGATATCAATGAGATTATATTGGTTGGTGGGCAAACCAGAATGCCATTGATAATGGAGGAAGTTAAAAGACTATTTGGAAAGGAACCTCACAAGGATGTTAATCCAGACGAGGTCGTGGCTATTGGCGCGGCTATCCAGGGTGGAATAATGCAGGGTGAGGTCAGAGATGTCCTATTGCTTGATGTGACACCATTATCGTTGGGCATAGAAACTTTGGGACAAGTGGCAACGAAGATGATCGAGAAGAACACGACCGTACCAGTTTCTAAGACTCAGATATTCTCTACGGCGGCTGACAATCAGCCATCGGTAGAAATTCACATTGTCCAGGGTGAAAGAGCAATGGCTCACGACAATAAAACTCTGGGTAGGTTTATACTTGATGGTATCCCGCCAGCGCCGCGAGGTGTGCCTCAGGTTGAGGTAACCTTTGATATCGACGCTAACGGCATTCTAAATGTTAAAGCCAAAGATAAGGCTACTAACAAGGAGCAGTCAATCAGAATTGAGGGATCTTCTGGCTTAACCGATGACGAAAAGAAGAAAATGCAGGCTGATGCCGAGAAATTTGCTGCGGAAGATGCAAAGAAAAAAGAAATGGCCGAGACTCGAAATGTATCTGAAACACTTGTCTATACTACTGAGAAGCTAATTAAAGATAATGGTGATAAGATAAAAGAAGAAGATAAAAAGGAATTAAACGAAAAGGCTGAAGCTGTTAAATCGGCTCTCAAGTCTGACAATGTAGAAGAAATTAAGAAGACTACCGAAGAGCTGTCTAAGGTAGCACAGCGTATCGGCGGAGAGATGTATAAGCAACAGCAAGAAGCTGAAAAGGCTCAGCAGGCCCAGCCGAAAGAGGAAGCGAAGGCCGAGGAGGAGGCTCCGAAGGAAGAAACTAAAAAGTAA
- the dnaB gene encoding replicative DNA helicase, which produces MTSKDIVDKLPPRNTDAEKSLLGSLLIDREAINKVVDFLRPEDFYNRNHQIIFEAIITLFEKREPIDLLNLSNRLQDSGNLDISGGLSYLTSLASSVATSAHATSYAKIIQRKKMLRDLIDAANYISGLGYQEDEDVETLLDDAEKKLFSVSQRSLSKTLMPLKDTLSAAMERITNQDDGVLRGHKTGYADMDSTLGGLQKSDLIILAARPSVGKTAFALNLALNIAQQGVPVGVFSMEMSVDQVVDRLIAARSGVSLWKLRTGKLSHQEEHNDFLRITTACEELGQMPIFIDDSPSPNILQMRTMARRLQSEHGLGLLVIDYLQLMTSRKDYNSPVQQVTEISRGLKGLAKELNIPVLALSQLSRAIEQRDGHKPRLSDLRDSGSIEQDADLVMFIHREDKINRENAERDGKLNIAQLVIAKHRNGPTGEIEFRINPDSLLFQEVDRHHQGEII; this is translated from the coding sequence ATGACGAGCAAAGATATCGTAGACAAGCTACCACCTCGTAACACAGATGCCGAGAAATCTCTTCTCGGATCATTATTAATAGATAGAGAGGCCATCAATAAAGTTGTGGACTTTTTGCGTCCAGAAGATTTCTATAATCGCAATCATCAGATAATTTTTGAGGCTATAATAACTCTATTCGAGAAAAGAGAACCGATAGATCTTTTAAATCTTTCTAATCGACTTCAAGATTCTGGCAATTTAGACATTAGCGGAGGGCTAAGCTATCTAACATCGCTAGCCAGCTCGGTGGCCACATCGGCTCACGCAACATCATACGCTAAGATCATCCAAAGAAAGAAAATGTTGCGCGATCTCATTGATGCCGCCAATTATATCTCTGGACTAGGCTATCAAGAAGACGAGGATGTAGAGACCTTATTGGATGACGCCGAGAAAAAGTTATTTTCAGTCTCGCAAAGATCTCTTTCTAAGACCCTGATGCCCCTAAAAGACACCTTGAGCGCGGCCATGGAAAGGATCACCAACCAAGACGACGGAGTTCTTCGTGGTCACAAGACTGGTTATGCCGATATGGATAGCACACTCGGCGGTCTGCAAAAATCCGACTTAATTATACTAGCGGCTAGACCCTCTGTTGGTAAAACTGCATTTGCCTTGAACTTAGCCTTAAACATTGCTCAGCAAGGCGTTCCCGTTGGCGTATTTAGTATGGAAATGTCCGTAGATCAAGTAGTCGATCGTTTAATTGCCGCCAGATCGGGTGTAAGTCTTTGGAAATTACGTACCGGTAAGCTATCTCACCAAGAAGAACACAACGATTTTCTCAGAATTACGACTGCCTGCGAGGAATTAGGTCAAATGCCAATATTCATCGACGACTCACCTTCTCCCAACATTCTACAGATGCGCACGATGGCCAGAAGACTTCAATCTGAGCATGGCCTTGGGCTACTAGTCATCGATTACTTACAGCTGATGACATCCAGAAAAGACTACAACAGCCCCGTCCAACAAGTGACAGAAATATCTAGAGGCCTAAAAGGTTTAGCTAAAGAATTGAATATTCCAGTTTTAGCATTATCTCAATTATCCCGCGCTATCGAGCAGAGAGATGGCCATAAACCCAGATTATCTGACCTGAGAGATTCTGGATCTATTGAACAAGATGCCGACTTAGTCATGTTTATTCATAGAGAAGATAAGATAAATCGCGAGAATGCCGAGAGAGATGGTAAGCTCAACATAGCCCAACTCGTTATCGCTAAGCATAGAAATGGTCCCACCGGAGAAATAGAGTTTAGAATTAATCCTGATAGCCTATTATTCCAAGAAGTAGATAGACACCATCAAGGCGAAATCATCTAG
- the grpE gene encoding nucleotide exchange factor GrpE has translation MGDEHKKKDDVNSEEELAKCKVQCEDYLNNWKRERADFVNYKKEESRRVEQIVKFANEGLALEIIDVVDGLEEALKKASVEMKDKHADWYEGIEKAIKNFEKTLEKYEITRIKVVGEKFNPGLHEAVEMEKDGEKLEEVRAGYMMQDKVIRPSRVRITK, from the coding sequence ATGGGGGATGAACATAAGAAGAAAGATGATGTTAATTCTGAAGAAGAGTTAGCGAAGTGTAAGGTGCAATGTGAGGATTATTTGAATAATTGGAAGAGAGAAAGGGCTGATTTTGTGAATTATAAGAAGGAAGAGAGTAGAAGGGTTGAGCAAATAGTAAAATTTGCCAACGAAGGGCTGGCGCTAGAGATCATCGATGTAGTCGATGGCCTCGAAGAGGCCCTAAAGAAGGCCAGCGTGGAGATGAAGGATAAACATGCTGATTGGTACGAAGGCATCGAGAAAGCGATAAAGAACTTCGAGAAGACGCTAGAAAAATATGAGATAACAAGAATAAAAGTAGTTGGCGAGAAGTTCAATCCAGGACTGCACGAAGCGGTTGAGATGGAGAAAGACGGCGAGAAATTAGAAGAAGTCAGAGCTGGCTATATGATGCAAGATAAAGTCATCAGACCGTCACGCGTAAGAATAACTAAATAG
- a CDS encoding ABC transporter produces MSTIINYLNGPTGIQLLVGVLIGIGAGYLGSYMILRRMSLVGDALSHVALPGIAIALLLHINPFIGAFSVLIMAILGIYALEKHTTLPSETLVGIFFTISLALGLILTPEPELLEALFGDITRVGPLDVMITAVLVIISIVVMRLISKKVMLGIISKDLTKSMGIKADAVNFVFLLLVATIVALGLKVVGTLLMGSLVIIPAAAARNISLSLRSYTVLSVVFGAISALIGIPLALFLGISSGPIIVLTSGAIFLITLVFKH; encoded by the coding sequence ATGAGCACAATCATTAATTACTTAAATGGGCCAACGGGCATCCAGCTGCTAGTCGGCGTTTTAATTGGAATTGGGGCCGGTTATTTAGGTTCATACATGATCCTGCGCAGAATGTCTTTAGTTGGAGATGCCCTTTCACACGTAGCTCTCCCAGGCATAGCTATTGCCCTGCTACTACACATAAATCCATTCATCGGAGCATTCTCGGTGCTAATTATGGCCATATTAGGCATATATGCCCTCGAAAAACATACGACTCTACCGTCTGAGACTCTTGTCGGCATATTTTTTACTATCAGCCTAGCCTTGGGGCTAATACTTACTCCGGAACCAGAATTGCTAGAAGCTCTTTTCGGAGACATAACTAGAGTTGGCCCGCTAGATGTCATGATCACTGCCGTTCTGGTTATTATCTCCATCGTAGTCATGCGTCTCATCTCAAAAAAAGTGATGCTAGGTATCATTTCAAAAGATCTAACAAAGTCTATGGGCATAAAGGCTGATGCAGTTAACTTCGTATTTCTTCTACTCGTAGCCACCATCGTAGCTCTTGGCTTAAAAGTCGTCGGCACATTACTTATGGGTTCATTAGTAATCATCCCGGCCGCGGCGGCCAGGAACATATCCCTAAGCCTTAGAAGCTACACTGTATTGTCTGTAGTATTTGGTGCTATCTCTGCCCTAATTGGCATACCGCTAGCTCTATTCCTGGGAATATCTTCCGGTCCAATCATCGTCCTCACTAGTGGAGCTATATTCTTAATAACCCTCGTCTTTAAGCATTAA
- a CDS encoding ABC transporter ATP-binding protein yields the protein MEQESILSVHELKVVLDGNEILKDLSFFVKKGDVLALVGPNGAGKSVLFRALLGLIPSSGKIDWANNIKINYVPQKFHIDKDLPLTVEEFLKFKGASTEQIIATLISVGVTDEAHAGEVEHYVKEHLLRQRVGWLSGGQLQRILIVWSILDDPDVLLFDEPTSGIDIGGEETIYNLLKRLNDERNMTIILISHDLNIVYKYANNVICLNRQMICFGTPSIVLDPIALSKLYGGETSFYKHEHSNNEHNH from the coding sequence GTCTATTCTATCAGTTCACGAATTAAAAGTCGTCCTAGACGGCAATGAGATCCTAAAAGACCTTAGTTTTTTCGTAAAAAAAGGTGATGTTTTAGCCCTAGTAGGCCCCAATGGCGCTGGCAAGTCAGTTTTGTTTAGAGCACTCTTGGGACTGATCCCCTCCTCTGGTAAAATCGACTGGGCCAACAATATTAAAATAAATTATGTCCCCCAGAAATTTCATATAGACAAAGACCTCCCCTTGACCGTTGAAGAGTTTTTAAAATTCAAAGGAGCCAGCACCGAACAAATTATTGCGACCTTAATATCCGTTGGCGTAACCGACGAAGCACACGCCGGAGAAGTCGAGCATTATGTCAAAGAGCATTTATTACGTCAAAGAGTCGGGTGGCTCTCGGGTGGGCAATTACAAAGAATATTAATTGTCTGGTCTATTCTCGATGATCCAGATGTTTTACTTTTTGACGAACCTACTTCTGGCATAGACATTGGTGGAGAAGAAACAATATATAATCTGCTAAAACGACTAAACGACGAGAGAAATATGACGATTATTCTGATATCCCACGATTTAAATATCGTTTACAAGTATGCCAATAACGTCATCTGCCTGAATAGACAGATGATCTGCTTTGGCACTCCGAGCATAGTTCTCGATCCAATTGCCCTATCCAAGCTTTACGGCGGCGAAACCAGTTTCTACAAACACGAACATAGCAACAATGAGCACAATCATTAA
- a CDS encoding recombination protein RecR, with product MNQNFKHIVSLLRKLPGVGPRQAARFVLSLMNKSDTELEELGTAITNLRTNISFCNICFNISDNHICGVCSDKKRDRTKIMVLEKVTDLESIEKTGLYRGLYHILGGAINPIDGVLPENLRLRELDTRISNTTKDLGEVELILATNPNTAGETTAMYVRDMLDKKDNVRITHLARGLASGSHLEYIDEITLKNALEFRK from the coding sequence ATGAATCAGAATTTTAAACACATTGTATCATTGTTAAGAAAGTTACCCGGAGTTGGCCCAAGACAGGCCGCTCGCTTTGTTTTGTCTTTAATGAATAAATCAGATACCGAGCTAGAAGAGCTAGGTACGGCCATCACAAATTTAAGAACCAATATTTCATTTTGTAATATCTGTTTCAATATAAGCGATAACCATATATGCGGAGTATGCTCGGACAAGAAAAGAGATCGCACCAAAATCATGGTATTAGAGAAGGTCACCGATCTAGAATCAATCGAAAAGACTGGGCTATATAGAGGCTTGTATCATATTCTAGGCGGAGCCATTAACCCGATCGACGGTGTACTCCCAGAGAATTTGAGACTTAGAGAGCTCGATACTCGGATATCTAATACCACTAAGGATCTAGGCGAAGTTGAGCTAATACTTGCCACCAATCCCAATACCGCAGGAGAGACAACAGCTATGTACGTCAGAGACATGCTCGATAAAAAAGATAACGTAAGGATTACTCATCTTGCTAGAGGCCTGGCTTCAGGATCTCATCTCGAATACATAGACGAGATTACGCTCAAGAATGCCCTTGAGTTCAGGAAGTAA
- a CDS encoding iron transporter encodes MPIIKKLKRVWELLGAGFITGASDDEPSAIATYTIAGAKYGYSMLWASLFTLPFMIAMQEMSGRIGRVSNMGLAGNMKKHYPRWLMFFIAGLIVIANTINIGSNMSAMTQAFSMVTGLTDINHHRLVAIAITILILAVTIYLPYKRIFAIFKWTALSLFAYIFATFTINQDWGNILFHTLIPTFHFSKDYFIVLIAFFGTTLSPYLFFWQANQEVEEKMIEQCKPGHVCHLRPATDVELSRLTTDTRIGMSFSNIITFFIITLAASTLFKAGLHNIESLQDAARALEPLAGEYSYLLFTVGIISAGFLGIPVLAGSAAYVIAEVFGWSEGLNKSFAKAKEFYAVVIASTFIGLLIPLLGLNPVKALFYTSIIYGVIAPILIMMVLHMSNNKKIMGTHTNGWLTNLFGHTAFVIMAILAVLTFFVL; translated from the coding sequence ATGCCCATTATAAAAAAGCTAAAGCGTGTCTGGGAATTATTAGGTGCAGGATTTATTACGGGCGCCTCTGACGACGAACCGTCAGCCATAGCTACATATACTATTGCTGGCGCAAAATATGGATATTCAATGCTCTGGGCATCACTTTTTACTTTGCCCTTCATGATCGCCATGCAAGAAATGAGCGGTCGCATTGGTAGGGTTTCGAATATGGGCTTGGCCGGGAACATGAAAAAACATTATCCAAGATGGCTAATGTTTTTTATTGCCGGACTAATAGTAATAGCTAATACGATTAATATCGGATCCAATATGTCTGCCATGACTCAAGCTTTTTCAATGGTTACAGGCCTAACTGACATAAATCATCATCGGTTAGTCGCCATAGCCATAACTATATTGATATTAGCCGTAACCATTTACCTCCCATACAAAAGAATATTCGCTATTTTCAAATGGACGGCCCTTAGCTTGTTCGCCTATATCTTTGCTACATTTACCATAAATCAAGACTGGGGAAACATACTATTTCACACGTTAATCCCCACTTTTCACTTTAGTAAGGATTATTTTATTGTATTAATTGCTTTCTTTGGTACTACGCTTTCTCCATATCTATTCTTCTGGCAAGCCAATCAAGAAGTTGAGGAAAAAATGATTGAGCAATGTAAGCCTGGCCACGTTTGTCATCTTAGGCCAGCCACCGACGTAGAACTCAGTCGCCTAACAACTGATACCAGAATCGGTATGTCGTTCTCGAATATAATCACCTTCTTCATTATCACCCTAGCCGCTTCAACGCTATTCAAAGCCGGACTCCACAATATTGAAAGTCTTCAAGATGCCGCTAGAGCGTTAGAACCACTAGCTGGAGAATATTCCTACCTTCTTTTCACAGTGGGCATAATAAGCGCCGGCTTTCTCGGTATTCCCGTTCTGGCCGGTTCCGCGGCTTACGTTATAGCCGAAGTATTTGGCTGGTCAGAAGGGTTAAATAAGTCATTCGCAAAAGCCAAAGAGTTCTATGCCGTTGTTATTGCTTCCACTTTCATTGGCCTGTTGATTCCTCTACTTGGTCTTAATCCAGTTAAGGCTCTATTCTACACATCTATAATCTATGGTGTCATAGCCCCAATCCTTATAATGATGGTTCTCCATATGTCTAACAATAAAAAGATTATGGGCACGCATACCAACGGCTGGTTAACCAACCTCTTTGGCCACACCGCCTTCGTTATAATGGCCATATTAGCCGTCCTCACTTTCTTCGTCCTATAG
- a CDS encoding elongation factor P — MSSIRDEGSQEAFDPDPMEHLAHNNIMSIVVNQLKPKTFFIYEDQPYVVVETHHLKMQQRRPTVQTKMRNLLNGKILERNFAQSDVFEEADIERQKVKFLYAHRDEFWFTEEKNAGNRLQLKEEILGDQTKFLKAGTVLDAILFNGKVINVELPVKMDFKIVEAPPSIKGNTAQGGVKQAKIETGAMINVPLFIEQDDVITINTENGEYVGRADKN, encoded by the coding sequence ATGTCGAGCATTAGGGACGAAGGCTCGCAGGAAGCCTTTGATCCCGATCCGATGGAGCATCTAGCGCACAACAATATAATGTCAATCGTTGTAAACCAATTAAAACCAAAAACTTTCTTCATATACGAAGATCAACCCTACGTAGTCGTCGAGACTCATCATCTTAAGATGCAGCAGAGAAGGCCAACCGTTCAAACTAAAATGAGAAATCTTTTGAATGGCAAAATACTCGAAAGAAACTTTGCCCAATCAGACGTTTTCGAAGAAGCCGATATAGAAAGGCAAAAAGTAAAATTCCTCTACGCTCATAGAGATGAGTTCTGGTTTACGGAAGAGAAAAATGCAGGGAACAGGCTTCAGCTGAAAGAGGAGATATTGGGCGATCAAACTAAATTCTTGAAAGCTGGAACAGTACTTGATGCAATTTTATTTAACGGCAAAGTGATTAACGTTGAATTACCAGTCAAGATGGATTTCAAGATAGTCGAGGCTCCCCCATCAATCAAGGGCAATACCGCTCAAGGCGGCGTAAAGCAAGCTAAAATTGAGACTGGCGCTATGATAAACGTGCCTTTATTCATAGAGCAGGACGATGTCATTACTATAAATACTGAGAATGGCGAGTATGTCGGCCGTGCCGACAAGAATTGA